A region from the Silene latifolia isolate original U9 population chromosome 7, ASM4854445v1, whole genome shotgun sequence genome encodes:
- the LOC141591621 gene encoding BEL1-like homeodomain protein 1, which produces MATYFHGGAEMQAATGGGGGDNLQTLYLMNPNYATSSGYYEGHHQLLLNSTVTPNTLNMPHQPPHHQPHQQLVGIPLSGPHHSSDPARLSQFNNSNSNSNSNSNNSQIPAGMHGLALQRAHYNIWSPTSGSSQGQPGPIHDLSGQAGFRSPGQGGLSLSLSPGERGHHRPAIGGEDVRMSVTVASGPGSGNGVIMGSKYLRATQELLEEVVNVGGILGDNGESSGVHKLNKSKGAIKDNDDDMAGVEHGGDGESSKKGAELSTAQRQELQMKKAKLLNMLDEVEQRYRQYHTQMQVIASSFEQAAGIGSSKTYTSLALKTISKQFRCLKDAITSQIKATSKSLGEDDNNGGVKLEGGAGSRLRFVDQQLRQQRALQQLGMMHQHNAWRPQRGLPERAVSVLRAWLFEHFLHPYPKDSDKHMLAKQTGLTRSQVSNWFINARVRLWKPMVEEMYVEEMKSHEQNGGTSEENTNTTTTTTNNNGGIGSSSSKNEHNQDHYSTTTKTTMIPQQHEQQPPPEEDNNNNGGFSMIQTHQNDHNHHQTTNDMISTLSQSQGFTLIGSSSDMESLMARNSQKKQRSNSDINNSPSSILSMDMEMKPIDHTRHHSSMISSGGVGFNPYIVNDIGRFNPEQLNPGYHGNGVSLTLGLPHGDNLSMSDNHQQNFFPNQGMELGRRLDIGPGEADFCGISMGQTSHPTSNEYESIDIQSRKRFAAQILHDFVA; this is translated from the exons atggcAACATACTTTCACGGAGGTGCAGAAATGCAAGCAGCaaccggaggaggaggaggagataaTCTTCAAACACTCTActtgatgaaccctaattatgCCACGTCATCGGGTTACTATGAAGGTCATCATCAGCTCCTCCTCAACTCTACTGTAACACCCAACACCCTCAACATGCCACATCAGCCTCCACATCATCAGCCACATCAGCAATTGGTCGGAATTCCGCTATCTGGGCCTCACCACTCTAGTGATCCTGCCCGGTTATCGCAGTTTAATAATAGTaacagtaatagtaatagtaacagTAATAACAGCCAGATCCCAGCTGGCATGCATGGGCTGGCTTTGCAAAGGGCCCACTACAACATATGGAGCCCAACATCCGGATCGAGCCAGGGTCAGCCCGGCCCGATCCATGACTTGTCAGGTCAAGCCGGGTTCAGGAGCCCGGGTCAAGGGGGTTTGTCTTTGAGCTTGTCCCCAGGTGAGCGGGGCCACCATAGGCCGGCTATCGGTGGGGAAGACGTGAGGATGTCGGTGACCGTAGCTAGTGGGCCCGGGTCGGGTAATGGTGTGATAATGGGGTCCAAGTACTTGAGAGCTACCCAAGAATTGCTTGAGGAAGTGGTGAATGTTGGGGGTATACTTGGTGATAATGGGGAATCTAGTGGGGTCCACAAGCTTAATAAGTCGAAAGGCGCCATTAAAGATAATGATGATGACATGGCTGGTGTCGAGCATGGCGGCGATGGTGAGAGTAGTAAGAAGGGGGCTGAGTTAAGTACGGCTCAAAGACAAGAACTACAAATGAAGAAGGCAAAGTTACTCAACATGTTAGATGAG GTAGAGCAAAGATACAGGCAATACCATACACAAATGCAAGTAATAGCATCATCATTTGAGCAAGCAGCAGGAATAGGGTCATCAAAAACATACACATCTTTAGCATTGAAGACGATTTCGAAACAATTTAGATGCTTAAAAGATGCAATAACAAGTCAAATAAAAGCGACGAGCAAGAGTTTAGGAGAAGATGATAATAATGGTGGAGTTAAGCTTGAAGGTGGAGCTGGTTCGAGGTTGAGATTCGTCGATCAGCAGTTAAGACAGCAACGTGCATTGCAGCAATTAGGGATGATGCATCAACATAATGCATGGCGTCCTCAACGTGGTTTACCTGAACGTGCTGTCTCTGTTCTTCGTGCTTGGCTCTTTGAGCATTTCCTTCACCC GTATCCAAAGGACTCGGATAAGCACATGCTTGCTAAGCAGACGGGTCTAACAAGGAGCCAG GTGTCGAATTGGTTTATCAACGCTCGTGTACGCTTATGGAAGCCAATGGTGGAGGAAATGTACGTGGAAGAGATGAAGTCTCATGAGCAAAACGGTGGCACCTCCGAGGAaaacaccaacaccaccacgacaaccaccaacaATAATGGTGGCATTGGTAGTTCATCGTCAAAAAATGAACATAACCAAGACCATTATTCCACCACTACCAAAACAACCATGATTCCGCAACAACAtgaacaacaaccaccaccagaagaagataataataataatggcggGTTTAGCATGATCCAAACCCATCAAAATGATCATAACCACCACCAAACCACCAACGACATGATCTCGACCTTGTCGCAATCCCAAGGGTTTACTCTAATTGGTTCATCCTCAGACATGGAGTCCTTAATGGCGCGAAATAGCCAAAAGAAACAAAGAAGCAACTCCGATATAAATAATTCTCCAAGTAGCATTTTGTCGATGGATATGGAAATGAAGCCAATTGATCATACAAGGCATCATTCTTCGATGATTAGTTCAGGTGGAGTCGGGTTCAATCCTTACATTGTCAATGACATTGGAAGGTTTAACCCGGAACAACTCAACCCGGGTTACCATGGGAATGGGGTTTCATTAACCCTAGGTCTTCCTCATGGTGATAATCTTTCAATGTCGGACAATCATCAGCAAAACTTTTTTCCTAATCAAGGTATGGAGTTAGGAAGACGGCTTGATATTGGACCGGGTGAGGCCGATTTTTGTGGGATTAGTATGGGACAAACTTCACATCCAACAAGTAATGAATATGAGAGTATTGACATTCAAAGTCGTAAGAGGTTTGCTGCTCAAATCTTGCATGATTTCGTCGCTTAG